In a single window of the Carassius gibelio isolate Cgi1373 ecotype wild population from Czech Republic chromosome A12, carGib1.2-hapl.c, whole genome shotgun sequence genome:
- the dcxr gene encoding L-xylulose reductase yields the protein MEITFSGKRALVTGAGKGIGRATALALARCGSEVTAVTRTKADLDSLVQECPSIKPVCVDLSDWDATERALKDVGPVDLLVNNAAYPNLQPFLEVTPDQLNMSFNVNVKAALHVAQIVARGMKARGSGGSIVNISSQASQCALKEHAVYCATKAALDMLTRVMALELGPHQIRVNSVNPTVVMTRMGKIAWSDPEKAKSMTSRIPLGKFAEVEDVVNSILFLLSDKSAMTNGVILPVDGGFLAC from the exons GGATCGGACGGGCCACGGCACTGGCTCTGGCTCGCTGTGGGTCAGAGGTCACGGCTGTCACACGCACTAAGGCTGACCTGGATAGCCTGGTGCAGGAG TGTCCCTCCATCAAGCCGGTCTGCGTGGACCTGTCAGACTGGGATGCCACAGAGCGGGCGCTGAAAGACGTCGGTCCGGTGGACCTCCTGGTGAACAATGCAGCCTACCCTAATCTTCAGCCCTTCCTGGAAGTCACGCCAGATCAGTTAAACAT GTCTTTCAATGTCAACGTGAAAGCTGCACTTCATGTTGCCCAA ATCGTGGCTAGAGGAATGAAGGCCAGGGGAAGTGGAGGATCCATTGTGAACATCTCGAGTCAAGCATCACAGTGTGCCCTGAAAGAGCATGCTGTATACT GTGCCACTAAAGCAGCGCTGGACATGCTGACCAGAGTGATGGCGCTGGAGTTAGGGCCGCATCAG ATCAGAGTAAACTCAGTGAACCCGACCGTAGTGATGACTAGGATGGGAAAGATTGCATGGAGTGACCCAGAAAAAGCCAAAAGCATGACGTCACGCATCCCACTGGGGAAGTTTGCAG AAGTGGAGGATGTGGTGAActccatcctcttcctcctcagcgATAAGAGCGCCATGACCAACGGGGTGATCCTGCCCGTGGATGGAGGTTTTCTGGCTTGCTAA